Proteins encoded together in one Polaribacter reichenbachii window:
- the mdh gene encoding malate dehydrogenase produces the protein MKVTVVGAGAVGASCAEYIAIKDFASEVVILDIKEGFAEGKAMDLMQTASLNGFDTKITGSTSDYSKTANSDVCVITSGIPRKPGMTREELIGINAGIVKTVSSSLIEHSPNTIIIVVSNPMDTMTYLVHKTTGLPKNRIIGMGGALDSARFKYRLAEALGAPISDVDGMVIGGHSDKGMVPLTRLATRNSVPVSEFISEERLEQVLQDTKVGGATLTGLLGTSAWYAPGAAVSGLVQAIACDQKKIYPCSTLLDGEYGLSDLCIGVPVVLGKNGIESIVEINLSDAEKAHLEESAAGVSKTNGLLEL, from the coding sequence ATGAAAGTTACAGTTGTTGGTGCAGGTGCAGTAGGTGCAAGTTGTGCAGAATATATTGCAATTAAAGATTTCGCTTCTGAAGTTGTAATCTTAGACATTAAAGAAGGTTTTGCAGAAGGTAAAGCAATGGATTTAATGCAAACTGCTTCTCTTAACGGTTTTGATACTAAAATTACAGGAAGTACAAGTGATTATTCTAAAACTGCAAATTCTGATGTTTGTGTAATTACTTCTGGTATTCCTAGAAAACCAGGTATGACTCGTGAAGAATTAATTGGAATTAATGCAGGAATCGTAAAAACTGTTTCTTCTAGTTTAATAGAACACTCTCCAAACACTATTATTATTGTGGTTTCTAACCCAATGGATACTATGACATATTTAGTGCATAAAACTACAGGATTACCAAAAAACAGAATTATTGGTATGGGTGGTGCTTTAGATTCTGCTCGTTTTAAATACAGATTAGCAGAAGCATTAGGTGCTCCTATTTCTGATGTTGATGGAATGGTTATTGGTGGACATTCTGACAAAGGAATGGTACCTTTAACTAGATTGGCTACTCGTAACTCTGTTCCTGTTTCAGAATTTATTTCAGAAGAAAGATTAGAGCAAGTTTTACAAGACACTAAAGTTGGTGGTGCTACTCTAACTGGTTTATTAGGCACTTCTGCTTGGTATGCTCCAGGTGCTGCAGTTTCTGGTTTAGTACAAGCAATTGCTTGCGACCAAAAGAAAATTTACCCTTGTTCTACTTTATTAGATGGCGAATATGGTTTATCTGATTTATGTATTGGAGTTCCTGTTGTTTTAGGTAAAAATGGTATAGAAAGTATTGTAGAAATTAATTTAAGTGATGCTGAAAAAGCACATTTAGAAGAATCTGCTGCAGGTGTTTCTAAAACAAATGGTTTATTAGAACTATAA
- the obgE gene encoding GTPase ObgE, which translates to MTEGNFVDYIKIYASSGKGGQGSAHLHREKYITKGGPDGGDGGRGGHIILRGDKNMWTLFHLKFKRHFRAEGGGAGSKSRSSGADGEDIYVDVPLGTIIKDADTDEVIVEITEDKKEVILLRGGKGGLGNWNFKSSTNQTPRYAQPGMDGAEGWFRIELKLLADVGLVGFPNAGKSTLLSVITAAKPKIADYAFTTLKPNLGIVEHRNHQTFVMADIPGIIEGAAEGKGLGHRFLRHIERNSALLFLIPADSDDINKEYEILLNELKKHNPELLDKDRLLAISKTDMLDDELKAEIKADLPKGIEALFISSVAQSGLQELKDKLWKMLN; encoded by the coding sequence ATGACAGAAGGAAACTTTGTAGATTACATAAAAATATATGCTTCTTCTGGTAAAGGTGGACAAGGTTCTGCTCATTTACACAGAGAAAAATATATAACCAAAGGTGGTCCTGATGGTGGTGATGGAGGACGTGGAGGACACATAATTTTACGTGGAGATAAAAATATGTGGACTTTATTTCACCTAAAATTTAAACGTCATTTTAGAGCAGAAGGTGGTGGAGCAGGAAGTAAAAGTAGAAGTTCTGGTGCAGATGGTGAAGACATTTATGTTGATGTACCTCTAGGAACAATTATTAAAGATGCTGATACTGATGAAGTAATTGTAGAAATTACTGAAGACAAAAAAGAAGTTATTTTATTACGTGGTGGAAAAGGCGGACTTGGAAACTGGAATTTTAAATCATCTACTAATCAAACTCCTAGATATGCACAACCTGGTATGGATGGTGCAGAAGGTTGGTTTAGAATTGAATTAAAATTATTAGCAGATGTTGGATTAGTTGGTTTCCCAAATGCGGGTAAATCTACTTTATTGTCTGTTATAACTGCTGCAAAACCAAAAATTGCAGATTATGCTTTTACAACCTTAAAACCAAACTTAGGTATTGTAGAACATAGAAATCATCAAACTTTTGTAATGGCAGATATTCCTGGTATTATAGAAGGTGCTGCAGAAGGTAAAGGTTTAGGACATCGTTTTTTACGTCATATAGAGCGTAATTCTGCGTTGTTATTCTTGATTCCTGCAGATTCTGATGATATTAATAAAGAATATGAAATCTTGTTAAATGAGCTTAAAAAACACAATCCTGAGTTATTAGACAAAGATAGATTGCTAGCCATTTCTAAAACAGATATGTTAGATGATGAACTAAAAGCAGAAATAAAAGCTGATTTACCAAAAGGTATAGAAGCTCTGTTTATATCTTCTGTTGCGCAATCTGGGTTACAAGAATTAAAAGACAAACTTTGGAAAATGTTGAATTAA
- a CDS encoding adenylate kinase: MSILQLQDLYFKPFIKKDELSAIVKHLAEQVKEDLPKNEVPIFVGILNGCFLFAADFIREFNGNCEVSFVKLASYQGTSTTDTVKHLVGINEDLTGRTVIILEDIIDTGNTLQEIYNIFKNLDVKKLKIVSLFFKPDVFRKELPIDYIGKSIEDKFIVGYGLDYNGIGRNYPEIYQLTPKPKMKNIVLFGPPGAGKGTQANFLKEMYNLVHISTGDVFRFNIKNATELGLLAKKYMDEGDLVPDEVTINMLKAEVEKNADANGFIFDGFPRTQSQAEALDAFLGDKGEQINAMVALEVPEDVLVTRLLERGKTSGRTDDTDESKIRNRFNEYNTKTAILKDYFDAQNKYYGINGVGSIEDITKRIAEVFDTL, from the coding sequence ATGAGTATTTTACAACTTCAAGATTTATACTTTAAACCTTTCATCAAAAAAGATGAATTAAGTGCTATAGTAAAACATTTAGCAGAACAAGTAAAAGAAGATTTACCTAAAAACGAAGTACCTATTTTTGTAGGTATTTTAAACGGTTGCTTTTTATTCGCTGCAGATTTTATTAGAGAGTTTAATGGCAATTGCGAAGTATCTTTTGTAAAATTAGCCTCTTACCAAGGTACATCAACAACAGATACAGTAAAACATTTAGTGGGTATTAATGAAGATTTAACAGGTAGAACTGTTATTATATTAGAAGATATTATTGATACAGGAAATACCCTTCAAGAAATTTATAATATCTTTAAAAACTTAGATGTTAAAAAATTAAAAATAGTATCATTATTTTTTAAACCAGATGTGTTTAGAAAAGAATTACCAATAGATTATATAGGTAAAAGTATTGAAGACAAATTTATTGTTGGATATGGATTAGATTACAATGGAATAGGAAGAAATTATCCAGAAATATATCAATTAACACCAAAACCCAAAATGAAAAACATCGTATTATTTGGCCCTCCAGGAGCAGGAAAAGGAACACAAGCAAACTTCTTAAAAGAAATGTACAATTTAGTACACATTTCTACAGGAGATGTTTTTCGTTTCAATATTAAAAACGCTACTGAATTAGGTTTACTAGCCAAAAAATATATGGATGAAGGCGATTTAGTACCAGATGAAGTTACCATAAATATGCTAAAAGCAGAAGTAGAAAAAAATGCAGATGCCAATGGTTTTATTTTTGATGGTTTTCCTAGAACACAATCTCAGGCAGAAGCTTTAGATGCCTTTTTAGGTGATAAAGGAGAACAAATTAATGCAATGGTTGCTTTAGAAGTACCAGAAGATGTGTTAGTAACGCGCTTGTTAGAAAGAGGAAAAACAAGTGGTAGAACTGATGATACTGATGAATCTAAAATTAGAAATCGTTTTAACGAATACAACACAAAAACGGCTATTCTAAAAGACTATTTTGATGCCCAAAACAAATACTATGGAATTAATGGTGTTGGTTCTATAGAAGATATTACCAAAAGAATTGCAGAAGTATTTGATACTTTATAA
- the recQ gene encoding DNA helicase RecQ, translating into MTNQTNTILKNVFGYDNFRPLQEEIINRTLEGKDSFVLMPTGGGKSMCFQIPALIFNGITIVVSPLISLMKDQVQALKSNGIKADFFNSSISVEEENNVINKAINGELQLLYLSPEKLITVSNSWLKQLNIKLVAIDEAHCVSMWGHDFRPEYTQLKIFRNSLPNVPFMALTATADKSARKDIEAQLGLRNSKLFISSFDRKNLSIEVRGQVTKKKKLQEIITFIKRRKNESGIIYCLSRKNTEEVANYLQGEGHNVAFYHAGMSNEEREKTQTDFINDETKIIVATIAFGMGIDKSNVRFVIHYNLPKNLEGYYQEIGRAGRDGLPSETMLYYNMRDFVLYSQFADDGANTAMQKEKLNRMLQFAEAKSCRRKILLSYFGEHLTENCGNCDVCENPPKDFDGTILSQKALSGIARMKEKDGITMLINVLRGSNNADIHSNQYFNLKTYGIGKEISFFDWRDYVIQMANQGLIEIMYAENSALKITPIGWQVLKGQKKIRLTTPISPNDKKKKQKIVKTTVLGDVNNDLFTALKKLRHSIAKEENMPAYIVFNDKTLKLMASEQPTTENEFLAISGVGMSKMEKYGDDFMNVIREFNNVAKPRKTPTTQKTFDLYKQGLNPKEIAEKRELSVTTIFSHLSQLYSEGKDINLEKYVSEEIIDKVRIVFNQLNRKQELKPIYEKLNEEVSYSQIRIGITLILKNE; encoded by the coding sequence ATGACAAACCAAACAAACACTATTTTAAAAAACGTATTCGGTTATGATAATTTTCGTCCCTTACAAGAAGAAATTATCAACAGAACCTTAGAAGGTAAAGATAGTTTTGTATTGATGCCAACTGGTGGAGGAAAATCGATGTGTTTTCAAATTCCTGCTTTAATTTTTAACGGAATAACAATTGTAGTTTCTCCTTTAATTTCTTTAATGAAAGATCAAGTTCAGGCATTAAAATCAAACGGAATTAAAGCAGACTTTTTTAACAGTTCTATTTCTGTTGAAGAAGAAAACAATGTTATCAATAAAGCAATTAATGGCGAATTACAGCTTTTATATTTATCTCCAGAAAAACTAATTACAGTAAGTAATTCTTGGCTAAAACAATTAAACATAAAATTAGTTGCTATTGATGAAGCACATTGTGTGAGTATGTGGGGTCACGATTTTAGACCAGAATACACACAACTAAAAATATTTAGAAACTCTTTACCAAATGTACCTTTTATGGCGTTAACTGCTACTGCAGATAAATCTGCCAGAAAAGATATAGAAGCGCAATTAGGTCTAAGAAACTCAAAATTATTTATCTCTTCTTTTGATAGAAAAAACTTAAGTATTGAAGTAAGAGGTCAAGTCACTAAAAAGAAAAAACTACAAGAAATTATCACCTTTATTAAAAGAAGGAAAAATGAAAGTGGCATTATTTATTGTTTAAGCAGAAAAAACACAGAAGAAGTAGCTAATTACCTGCAAGGTGAAGGCCATAATGTAGCCTTTTATCACGCAGGAATGAGCAATGAAGAAAGAGAAAAAACACAAACAGATTTTATAAATGATGAAACAAAAATAATTGTAGCAACGATTGCTTTTGGTATGGGTATAGACAAATCTAACGTTCGCTTTGTAATTCATTACAACTTACCTAAAAATCTCGAAGGATATTATCAAGAAATAGGAAGAGCAGGAAGAGATGGATTACCATCAGAAACGATGCTTTACTATAATATGAGAGATTTTGTATTGTATAGCCAATTTGCAGATGATGGCGCAAATACTGCCATGCAAAAAGAAAAGCTGAATAGAATGCTTCAATTTGCAGAAGCCAAATCTTGTAGAAGGAAAATATTATTATCTTATTTTGGAGAACATCTTACTGAAAATTGTGGCAATTGTGATGTTTGCGAAAATCCACCTAAAGATTTTGACGGTACAATTTTATCACAAAAAGCGCTTTCTGGAATTGCAAGAATGAAAGAAAAAGATGGAATTACAATGCTAATAAATGTTTTGAGAGGTAGCAATAACGCAGATATTCATTCCAATCAATATTTTAATCTAAAAACTTATGGAATAGGAAAAGAAATTTCTTTTTTCGATTGGAGAGATTATGTAATTCAAATGGCAAACCAAGGTTTAATAGAAATTATGTATGCTGAAAATTCTGCTTTAAAAATTACACCCATTGGTTGGCAAGTTTTAAAAGGCCAAAAAAAGATTCGACTAACAACGCCTATAAGCCCTAATGATAAAAAGAAGAAACAAAAAATAGTAAAAACTACTGTTTTGGGTGATGTAAATAACGATTTATTTACGGCGCTCAAAAAATTGAGACATTCAATAGCTAAAGAAGAAAATATGCCAGCTTACATTGTTTTTAATGATAAAACATTAAAATTAATGGCTAGTGAACAACCTACTACCGAAAATGAATTTTTAGCGATTTCTGGGGTTGGAATGAGCAAAATGGAAAAATATGGAGATGATTTTATGAATGTAATACGTGAGTTTAATAATGTAGCTAAACCTCGTAAAACACCTACAACACAAAAAACATTCGATCTTTACAAACAAGGTTTAAACCCGAAAGAAATTGCAGAAAAAAGAGAGTTATCTGTAACCACAATTTTTTCGCATTTATCTCAACTTTACTCAGAAGGAAAAGACATCAATTTAGAAAAATATGTATCCGAAGAAATTATAGATAAAGTTAGAATTGTTTTTAATCAATTAAATCGAAAACAAGAATTAAAACCTATTTACGAGAAACTTAACGAAGAAGTTTCTTACAGTCAAATTAGAATTGGCATTACTTTAATTCTTAAAAACGAATAA
- a CDS encoding M56 family metallopeptidase, with protein MINYILQVILFQVLFLAIYDFFLSKETFFTKNRWYLLSTPILSFLIPLIKIPTFRKAVPQEFFIQLPEIVLNPDKVIKESITTDNFTESINYINILFWIGVTLCTFLFLIKLVKIINFIKKYGVQKLSDFSLIMIPNETKAFSFFNYIFLGAAIKETNRDKIIKHEIVHSQQKHSLDLLLFEFLKIVMWFNPMIYVYQKRITLIHEYISDAEVSKSENKESYINNLLSNFFQVENIMFINQFYKPTFIKKRITMMTKKQSKKMNQLKYLVLIPVLASMLFYTSCSDESSTEIIENKLELQKMYFSFKDGEIKTSESKDKYSYFDIYVGVTVPSDFKKTNLESLSTEERTEFDTMFKGEKERGSDLSQDDHQLYQTKTGRKVLIHLYNPDDYKKGSTDSKTETEEVSFMVIDKVPTFPGCEEGDRKCFSLMVQKHFTKNFDSEMPKTLGLAPGRKRVFIAFKIDKEGDVVDVKVRAPHEEIKNEVLNVMNSLPKMTPGEHQGKNITVKYSIPFTIFIE; from the coding sequence ATGATTAATTACATCCTTCAAGTTATTTTATTCCAAGTTTTGTTCTTAGCTATTTATGACTTCTTTTTAAGCAAAGAAACTTTTTTCACAAAGAATAGATGGTATTTATTAAGTACACCAATATTGTCTTTTTTAATTCCGTTGATAAAAATACCAACCTTTAGAAAAGCTGTTCCACAAGAATTTTTTATACAATTACCAGAAATTGTTTTAAATCCAGATAAAGTAATTAAAGAAAGTATAACAACTGATAATTTTACAGAATCTATAAATTATATTAATATTTTATTTTGGATTGGAGTTACATTATGTACTTTTTTATTTCTAATAAAACTCGTTAAGATTATCAACTTTATTAAAAAATACGGAGTTCAAAAATTATCTGATTTTAGTTTGATAATGATTCCTAATGAAACCAAAGCCTTTTCATTTTTCAATTATATTTTTTTAGGAGCTGCCATTAAAGAAACCAATAGAGATAAGATAATTAAACACGAAATTGTACATAGCCAACAAAAACATTCTTTAGATTTATTGTTGTTCGAATTCTTAAAAATTGTAATGTGGTTTAATCCTATGATTTATGTTTATCAAAAGAGAATCACTTTAATTCACGAATATATTTCTGATGCAGAAGTTAGTAAATCCGAAAACAAAGAAAGCTATATTAATAATTTACTATCCAACTTTTTTCAGGTTGAAAACATAATGTTTATCAATCAATTTTATAAACCCACTTTCATTAAAAAAAGAATTACTATGATGACTAAAAAACAATCCAAAAAAATGAACCAATTAAAGTATTTAGTATTGATTCCTGTATTAGCAAGTATGCTTTTTTATACTTCTTGTTCTGATGAAAGTTCAACTGAAATAATAGAAAATAAACTGGAACTTCAAAAAATGTATTTTTCATTTAAAGATGGTGAAATTAAAACATCTGAGTCTAAAGATAAATACTCTTATTTTGATATTTATGTTGGTGTTACAGTTCCTTCAGATTTCAAAAAAACAAATCTTGAATCGCTGTCAACAGAAGAAAGAACTGAATTTGATACAATGTTTAAAGGTGAAAAAGAAAGAGGATCTGATTTAAGTCAAGATGATCATCAACTTTATCAAACGAAAACAGGTAGAAAGGTATTAATTCACCTTTATAATCCAGATGATTATAAAAAAGGTTCCACAGATTCTAAAACTGAAACAGAAGAAGTTTCATTTATGGTAATAGACAAAGTACCTACTTTTCCTGGTTGTGAAGAAGGAGATAGAAAGTGTTTTTCTTTAATGGTTCAAAAACATTTTACTAAAAACTTTGATTCAGAAATGCCAAAAACATTAGGTTTAGCACCAGGTAGAAAAAGAGTTTTTATCGCTTTTAAAATTGATAAAGAAGGAGATGTTGTTGATGTAAAAGTAAGAGCACCACATGAAGAAATTAAAAATGAAGTTTTAAATGTGATGAATTCTTTACCTAAAATGACTCCAGGAGAACACCAAGGAAAAAATATAACAGTAAAATATTCAATACCTTTTACCATATTTATAGAATAA
- a CDS encoding tetratricopeptide repeat protein: MKKKILFILIFAIVKVEAQTSTFSVADSLFAKGRYKLALKELDNKEASFLSNYKKAVIYESIDNYKKAAFYLEQAITFNDNEKAKLKLAKNYRALKQSKKAIPIYEEILAKDSLNLVLKYQLGKLYLINKKPKKAVATFKYLVKNDFENANYSYHLGLSYALNGQRDPMINSFIDTYQKDSTHIKAISRLAKSFHKLKDLDSTQLFVNKGLAISPNDLDLNKLKINQFFRDKKYKESIPFLLNIDSLYTKETYGTSLLGKAYYNIDSLDKAKKYFTKLKFKDRENFKAHTYLGHIDFKQEKYNSARMNYIMATFIGKEKRDEEYYGMARVFYELKKPKQAINAYQNAYKENPRNYRALYQLAKLSDDYYKDKKIAYKHYIKYIETFYDTDEGMSAFVRNRIKEIKKEYFLRGETLN; this comes from the coding sequence ATGAAAAAGAAGATTTTATTTATATTAATATTTGCGATTGTAAAAGTTGAAGCTCAAACTTCAACTTTTTCTGTTGCAGATAGTTTGTTTGCCAAAGGCAGATATAAATTGGCGTTAAAAGAATTAGATAATAAGGAAGCTTCCTTTTTATCAAACTATAAAAAAGCGGTTATTTATGAGTCTATAGATAATTATAAAAAAGCAGCTTTTTATTTAGAACAAGCCATAACTTTTAATGATAATGAAAAAGCAAAATTAAAGTTGGCTAAAAATTATAGGGCTTTAAAGCAATCAAAAAAAGCCATACCTATTTATGAAGAAATATTAGCCAAAGACTCTTTGAATTTGGTGTTAAAATATCAATTGGGTAAACTTTATCTCATTAACAAAAAGCCGAAAAAAGCAGTAGCTACTTTTAAATATTTGGTTAAAAACGATTTCGAAAATGCGAATTATTCTTATCATTTAGGGTTGTCTTATGCTTTAAATGGCCAAAGAGATCCTATGATTAATAGTTTTATAGATACATATCAAAAAGATTCTACACACATTAAAGCAATTTCTAGATTGGCTAAAAGTTTTCATAAATTAAAAGATTTAGACTCTACTCAGCTATTTGTAAATAAAGGTTTGGCAATTTCGCCCAACGATTTAGACTTAAATAAATTAAAAATAAATCAATTTTTTAGAGATAAAAAGTACAAAGAAAGTATACCATTTTTATTAAATATAGATTCACTTTATACTAAAGAAACCTATGGCACATCACTTTTAGGTAAAGCGTATTATAATATTGATAGTTTAGATAAAGCTAAAAAATATTTTACCAAATTAAAATTTAAAGACAGAGAAAATTTTAAAGCACATACATATTTAGGGCATATCGATTTTAAGCAAGAGAAATATAATTCAGCAAGAATGAATTATATAATGGCTACTTTTATTGGAAAAGAAAAAAGAGATGAAGAATATTATGGAATGGCAAGAGTGTTTTATGAATTAAAAAAACCAAAACAAGCTATAAATGCATATCAAAATGCTTATAAAGAAAACCCAAGAAATTACAGAGCTTTGTATCAATTAGCCAAACTTTCTGATGATTATTACAAGGATAAAAAGATAGCTTACAAGCATTATATAAAATATATAGAAACTTTTTATGATACTGATGAAGGGATGTCTGCTTTTGTTAGAAATAGGATAAAAGAGATTAAAAAGGAGTATTTTTTAAGAGGAGAAACTTTAAATTAA
- the secDF gene encoding protein translocase subunit SecDF: MQNKGLIKIFAILFGLVSLYQLSFTFLANKVEDDAVTYANNKTVEGDDARQKAAYERKYLDSVANKDIIDLGIAEYSYNDVKDKEMNLGLDLKGGINAILQVSVKEVLKSLANDSKNEVFNNALEAADLRLKNSNSNYLDLFFEEFEKIAGTTKLSDPSIFGTKALSEKISFDEDNATVKETLQEEINGSIVTTLEVLRSRIDKFGVASPKIQRIGNSGRIQIELPGAKDIDRVSKLITSKAELQFWEVHSNVEVQNFFFSANAKVAELLKDDSVLEVEKDTTKKDEIDDLLGEESDSTNVQKNLFTYLMPNFAQSQQQVSSVVAYAKVLDTATVNDLLSKKEIRALLPKEVKYAKFLWDYKSNTSNDDTSEIIALYAIKGNRNDVANIEGDVILDAGQVFDQLNKPEVSMTMNTSGSKQWAKLTGDNTGGFVAVVLDDYVYTAPSVPGAITGGRTSISGGTMTVAEAEDIATVLKAGKLPAAARMIQAQVVGPSLGQEAIDASFISFGLAIVLVLLWMILYYGKAGLYSDIALIVNILFIFGILASFGAVLTLPGIAGIILTIGMSVDANVIIFERIKEGLFKKKGLKQSVEEGFSFKGALSAIIDANITTFLTGIILYVFGTGPIKGFALTLMIGILTSFFTAVFITRILIDGAVNKGSILTFNTSISKGWFQNINVEFLKKRKIAYIISGAIILAGLVSIWQIGLKQGVDFKGGRSYVVRFDQDMSATEVASTLKDAFGTAPEVKTYGQANQLKITTVYKIEEEGQEIDDVVQNALYTGLKSYLGDTTYENFKPGFEKEGAGVMSSIKVEPTIADDIKTSALYAVFGSLLVVFLYILLRFRKVSFSIGAVLAVFHDVLIVLGVFSITYSFMPFDMEIGQSFIAAILTVVGYSLNDTVVIFDRIREFAGTHTNWKYSEVVDKALSSTLGRTINTSLTTLLVMLAIFLFGGDSIKGFMFALIVGVAVGTYSSLFVATPIMYDTTKKEEKNK; this comes from the coding sequence ATGCAAAATAAAGGACTAATTAAAATATTCGCTATTCTTTTCGGATTAGTGAGTTTGTATCAATTATCATTCACTTTTTTAGCTAATAAAGTAGAAGATGATGCAGTAACTTATGCTAACAATAAAACTGTAGAAGGTGATGATGCAAGACAAAAAGCAGCTTACGAAAGAAAATATCTAGACAGTGTTGCTAACAAAGATATTATCGATTTAGGAATAGCAGAATATTCTTATAACGATGTTAAAGACAAAGAAATGAATCTTGGTCTTGATTTAAAAGGTGGTATTAATGCAATTTTACAAGTATCTGTAAAAGAAGTATTAAAAAGCTTAGCTAACGATTCTAAAAATGAAGTATTTAACAATGCATTAGAAGCTGCAGACTTAAGATTAAAGAACAGTAATTCTAATTATTTAGATTTATTTTTCGAAGAATTTGAAAAAATTGCAGGTACTACTAAATTAAGTGATCCTTCTATTTTTGGTACAAAAGCTTTAAGCGAAAAGATTTCTTTTGATGAAGATAATGCAACCGTAAAAGAAACATTACAAGAAGAAATTAACGGTTCTATAGTTACAACTTTAGAAGTTTTAAGAAGTAGAATTGATAAATTTGGAGTTGCTTCTCCTAAAATTCAAAGAATTGGTAACTCTGGTAGAATTCAAATAGAATTACCTGGTGCTAAAGATATAGATCGTGTATCTAAATTAATTACAAGTAAAGCTGAATTACAGTTTTGGGAAGTACATTCTAATGTAGAAGTACAAAACTTTTTCTTTTCTGCAAATGCAAAAGTTGCAGAATTATTAAAAGATGATTCTGTTTTAGAAGTAGAAAAAGACACTACTAAAAAAGATGAAATTGATGATTTATTAGGTGAAGAATCAGATTCTACAAATGTTCAGAAGAATTTATTTACCTACTTAATGCCAAACTTTGCGCAGTCTCAACAACAAGTAAGTTCTGTAGTAGCTTATGCAAAAGTATTAGATACAGCTACTGTTAACGATTTATTATCTAAAAAAGAAATTAGAGCTTTATTGCCAAAAGAAGTAAAATATGCTAAATTCTTATGGGATTATAAATCGAACACAAGTAATGATGATACATCAGAAATAATTGCTTTATACGCTATTAAAGGAAATAGAAATGATGTTGCAAATATTGAAGGTGATGTAATTTTAGATGCAGGTCAAGTATTTGACCAATTAAACAAACCAGAGGTTTCTATGACAATGAATACTTCTGGATCTAAACAATGGGCTAAATTAACTGGTGATAATACTGGTGGTTTTGTAGCTGTTGTTTTAGATGATTATGTGTATACTGCACCATCTGTTCCTGGAGCAATTACTGGTGGTAGAACATCTATTTCTGGAGGAACAATGACAGTTGCAGAAGCAGAAGATATTGCAACTGTATTAAAAGCTGGTAAATTACCTGCTGCTGCAAGAATGATTCAAGCACAAGTAGTTGGACCATCTTTAGGACAAGAAGCAATCGATGCAAGTTTTATCTCTTTTGGTTTAGCTATCGTTTTAGTTTTACTTTGGATGATTTTATATTATGGTAAAGCAGGTTTATATTCTGATATCGCCTTAATTGTAAACATTTTATTTATCTTCGGAATCTTAGCTTCTTTTGGAGCTGTATTAACTTTACCTGGTATTGCTGGTATTATCTTAACAATAGGTATGTCTGTAGATGCCAACGTAATTATTTTCGAAAGAATTAAAGAAGGTTTATTTAAAAAGAAAGGTTTAAAACAATCTGTAGAAGAAGGTTTTAGTTTTAAAGGAGCTTTATCTGCAATTATAGATGCTAACATTACTACATTCTTAACAGGTATTATCTTATATGTTTTTGGTACAGGACCAATTAAAGGTTTTGCATTAACATTAATGATTGGTATTTTAACATCTTTCTTTACAGCTGTATTTATTACACGTATTTTAATTGATGGTGCTGTTAATAAAGGAAGTATATTAACTTTTAATACATCTATTTCTAAAGGATGGTTCCAAAACATAAATGTAGAGTTCTTAAAGAAACGTAAGATTGCCTATATCATTTCTGGAGCAATTATTCTTGCAGGATTAGTTTCTATTTGGCAAATTGGCTTAAAACAAGGAGTTGACTTTAAAGGAGGTCGTTCTTATGTTGTTCGTTTCGATCAAGATATGAGTGCTACAGAAGTTGCAAGTACTTTAAAAGATGCTTTTGGTACAGCACCAGAAGTAAAAACTTACGGACAAGCAAATCAATTAAAAATAACAACTGTTTATAAAATTGAAGAAGAAGGTCAAGAAATTGATGATGTTGTTCAAAATGCTTTATACACAGGTTTAAAATCTTATTTAGGCGATACTACTTACGAAAACTTTAAACCAGGTTTTGAAAAAGAAGGTGCAGGTGTAATGAGCTCTATTAAAGTAGAACCAACTATTGCAGATGATATTAAAACATCAGCTTTATATGCCGTTTTCGGATCTTTATTAGTAGTTTTCTTATACATTTTATTACGTTTTAGAAAAGTATCTTTCTCTATTGGTGCTGTATTAGCAGTATTCCATGATGTATTAATTGTATTAGGTGTTTTCTCTATCACTTACAGTTTTATGCCTTTTGATATGGAAATTGGGCAATCATTTATTGCAGCCATACTAACCGTAGTTGGTTACTCTCTGAATGATACCGTGGTTATTTTCGATAGAATTAGAGAATTTGCTGGTACACATACCAACTGGAAATATAGCGAAGTTGTAGACAAAGCCTTAAGTTCTACTTTAGGAAGAACCATAAATACATCTTTAACAACATTATTAGTAATGTTAGCGATCTTCTTATTTGGTGGTGATTCTATTAAAGGATTTATGTTTGCACTAATTGTAGGTGTAGCAGTAGGTACGTATTCATCATTATTTGTGGCAACACCAATTATGTACGACACAACAAAAAAAGAAGAAAAAAACAAATAG